A genomic window from Thunnus maccoyii chromosome 2, fThuMac1.1, whole genome shotgun sequence includes:
- the cryba1l2 gene encoding crystallin, beta A1, like 2: MNRVTRTHMTSPMYFPNMGTAPFFKVTVFDREHFQGKSLEFTSECSNIHNCGLDNIRSIRVESGAWVGFEHHDFQGQQFILEIGEYPNWASHSGSLSYHTERFMSFRPIYCASHQSSRMMIFEKENFTGRCTELCDDYPSLQAMGWAQPEVGSMHVQCGAFVCYEYPGYRGQQYIMECEKHSGDYQQCKIWGSHCQTPKIQSIRRIRH, encoded by the exons ATGAATAGAGTCACTAGAACCCACATGACCTCCCCCATGTACTTCCCTAACATGGGTACCGCCCCTTTCTTTAAG gtgacTGTCTTTGATCGGGAGCATTTCCAGGGCAAGAGTCTGGAGTTCACCTCCGAGTGCAGCAACATCCACAACTGCGGCCTGGATAACATCCGCTCCATCCGAGTGGAGAGTGGAGC TTGGGTGGGTTTCGAGCACCATGACTTCCAGGGTCAGCAGTTCATCCTGGAGATTGGCGAGTACCCCAACTGGGCCTCCCACAGCGGCTCCCTGTCCTACCACACTGAGCGCTTCATGTCTTTTCGCCCCATCTACTGTGCT TCTCACCAAAGCAGCCGTATGATGATCTTCGAGAAGGAGAACTTCACAGGCCGCTGCACTGAGCTGTGCGATGACTACCCCTCACTGCAGGCCATGGGCTGGGCCCAGCCTGAGGTGGGCTCCATGCACGTGCAGTGTGGCGC CTTTGTGTGCTATGAGTACCCCGGCTACAGAGGCCAGCAGTACATCATGGAGTGTGAGAAACACAGCGGAGACTACCAGCAGTGTAAGATCTGGGGCTCCCACTGCCAGACTCCAAAGATCCAGTCCATCAGACGTATCAGGCACTGA